AGCCAATAATTCTTTTATGAGCTTTTTGTAGCAAAACAATTATCTCATCTTTATTCCAGCAATATCTTTGTACTGCATATAGTTCGCTGCAAGCAGTGAATTGTGGTGAATTCTATGCAAAAACATTTTTGCGGTTTATTCAACGCATCGGCAATTTTGCGGTGAACTCTAGGCAAAAGCACTTTTGACCCGAACATACCATAGACTTATCTGCCATCATGTTTTCATGCATTGAATTCACCGCAAGAGTCATTCTGCATATAGTTCAGTTTAAGCAACCACATGAGCATAATTATGGTCATAAAACTCAAAGTTTAGCTTCCTGTTTTTAGACTTCTTTTATAAGTATACTGATCTTCCCATTTCCTTCAATGTATATTTTATCAATTTTCGTTAAATCCTCAGTATGGATAGCCTGCCGGATTCCCTGCATAATATCTTCTTTTCGAACTAGCGCCTTTTTCATATTCTCTTCTATAAACCGGGCATCCTGATACAAAATAATTTTCCGGCTTTCTATCCATCTACCCAAACGGGTATTATGTGCCATAAACCATCCAAAAATCCGGTGCAATAATACCAGTGTCAGACTGGCACAAACTACAGGTATAAAAGGAGAAGCACCAACCACCGCACGGCTCAGAATAGCACCCAGCAATATGACCACAATATTATCAACAGGCGTATGAATGGCGAAGGATCTTCTTCCGGATACACGGATTAAGCCATATGCAATCAGAAATACAATAATAGCCCGACAACTCATCTGCACTACACTCAGGTCTTTTCCTTCCCCAAATACAGCATAAAACATTTTCATACTTGTTGAATCTTTCGTTACAATCAAAGGGTTTGTTAGCTACCAAAGTGACCGCATGTTTTGTTTATCCTGACTTGTCTCAAAATTTCTTTACTAAAGGAGCAAAATTGGTAGTATCAAAAAAAATAGTGTCTGGCACATGGATGATCCAAAGTGCCAGACACTTGTTAGTAAACATTGCAAGCACTTTATTCACTCACACTATTTTGTTCTTTATTTCGTTCACGTTTTGCTTTTCGTTCTTCTTTTCTCTCCTCTCTTTTTTCTTTACGCTCTTCCTTCTTCTTGGCTCTCTCCTCTTTTTTGTTATCCTTCTCACTTTCTTTATCTCCCTTTACCATCTGTTCCCGATAAGCAGCAATGGCATCAGCGAAGGTTACCGTGCCATCGGTTTCCATAGGCAATGCTTTAATAAATGCATTGTGAAGTATATTCACCACGGTTTTCCATGTATTAATATCAGTTTTGGAGAGAGTACCTGAAACAGGCACTACCGTTGCCAATTGATCATTGGGATGGTTCTTGAAGATTGTTGCTACCAAGCCGGCGATACCTTCCCAAAGCAGATGGCCCACATTTTTGGTCTCCTCTTTGTCTTTCCAGTCAATAAACTTCAGGTCGCGAGCTATGGGTTTCACATATCCGGTGATAGCACCTTCCCGTAAAGCCAGTTCACTATAAAGATTAAAGTTGCCCCTTTCCAGATCCACTTTTGCATATGCTTTGAAAAAATCATTTAAAGCTGGAATATTGACATCTTCAAATTTCAAATTCATATCAAAGTCAGGCATTGGCTTCAGTACATCAATCTTCATTAAGATGTTAAGCTTTCCATTCCCAATCGAATTAGCTGTCAGCTTTACATCTGAAGGCAGTGTTTCAGACTTATGCTGAGCATTACTTAAGTTAGTAGCTGTCATATTTACATCTTTCATAGACAGATCTACCTTAGGTCGGGTGGTGAAATCATTGAAGGTGATGGCTCCCTTCCGTACAATCAACTGATCTATTTGCAAAGGCATTAGTTCTTTTAATGGTTTGGTCCAGTCAATATCCTTACCACTCTGATTTTTTTCTTCACTGCTACCTCCAATAAAGTTGATTACGGGTTTGTCAAATGCCACCTTTCCGGCAATCTCTCCTTTGAATATAGCATCCCAGTATACTGATAGATCTACAACCGGAAAATCCAGAAATGGAACCCGTTGATTTCCTTCCACTTTAAAAAGTTTCATTCCCTGTACCTGATAGGCACCTCTGTAAAGATGTATATCTACATCATCAATTTTTCCCCAGTAGCCGGGAATATCCGCCAGGACCTTGTTTACATATCGGGTCACAAAATAAGGCAATAATAACCTTGCCACTATCAATACTCCCACTATGGAAAGTAGTATGATATATTTCTTTTTCACTTTCATAACATTAGTTAATAATGCATCATATTTAACCTGTCACATTAAAAGGAAAAAAGCATGCCTGTATAAATATCCCCTCCCATAGTTTCATTCTGAAAGTGCAGACAAGTCTTATGTTGATGCTTAACTCTGTAAATCAGCATTCTATCATACATGCTGTATATTTCTTAAAATCATGTAAGTAAAAAACTGTTTTACTTGCTGTATAGGTTTGCTACTTTTCAAAAAACATCCCTTATCTCTATCAATTATTCGTATTTTATTTATCAATGAAATATCTTTTTTTTCTAACTTTAGCTGCACACACTTACATAGTCTGACAATAACGCTTAGTATCGATGTAACTAAATTCCCAAACTTTCTTCTTTCATCGGATTTTGTGTGACTTGCATTTTTATATTACCTCGCACCTGGCAATATAGCCTGGCAGGAATTAATTAATTGAACAATATTTAGTATTGTTAAGATCAAAGATAGTATTACCAGCTAACCTCAATCTATTATACCCAATCTTATGCTCAAACCCAGCTACAGTTTTTCTCAAACCATTTTACCGGAAGGCATTAGCCAGCCCACTGACTTGCTCATCCGTTTTCAATCTGATCTGCCACAGGCAGCGCGCCGCAATCTAAATCTTTCACTGGTTATAGATCGGTCAGGATCTATGGCTGGTGCTCCTTTGCAACATGCTCTCAAAGCCGCTGAAGCAGTTGTCAACAAACTGGAACCCGGCGATATTATTTCCATCGTGGTATATGACGACAATGTAAATACCATTTTTGGACCGCAGCCAGTCACAGACAAAGAAGCTGTTAAAACGCTGATTCATAAAGTACGTGCCGGCGGTATCACCAATCTGTCTGGCGGCTGGTTACAAGGCTGCGAACACATAAAGGCTAATTACGATCCTCAGAAAGTAAACCGTGTTCTGCTTCTTACAGACGGGCATGCCAATATGGGTATTACTGATCCCAAAAGTTTGATGGCAACAGCCGGCAAGAAAGCATCAGAAGGTATTACTACCACCACCCTTGGTTTTGGACGGGGATTCAATGAAGATTTACTTATAGGCATGGCTCAGGCAGCTACAGGTAACTTCTACTTTATTCAGAGTATGGATGAGGCCTCAGATGTATTTACCTTTGAGCTGGATAGCTTAAAATCGGTTGTAGCACAAAATCTTTCTGCTACACTGGAACTGGCCTCCGGAATACAATTGTCTGATGTGCTCAGTATTGCCAAAACCCAAACCTCTGCCAATGGACAAACCATTCTGACCTTAGGTGATATTTATACAGGGGAAGACAAATTACTAGGTCTAACACTTACCTTACCAGAAGTTTCCAAAGGAACATTGCCAATTGGTAAGCTAACATTTACAGCAGAAGTTGTGCAGAATGGAGCTATCCAGCAAATAAATGGACAAATAGACATTACAGCACAGGTAGGAACTCAGGAAGAATCTGCTCTGGCTCCTTCTAGTGGCATTCTCATTGAGATAAACAGACTGAAAATTGCCAAAGCCAAAGAATCTGCCTTGGAGCTACTGGAATCTGGACACAATGCGGATGCAGAACAGATATTACGTACATTGATTCGTGAGTTACAGGAAAAAGGCCTCCATGAGCATTTTGAAATTGCAGAGGAAATAGAGCAGCTCGAATACTTTGCCAGCCGGATGGCGCAAAAAGCACTAGGCAATGAAGGCCGTAAGGAACTACTGGATCAGTCATACCAGGCACGTAACCGTAACCGGGCAGATCTGGGTAGCCGGGGTGTATCTGCAGGAGAAGAGGTGAAGGCACTGAAAGTAGTAACAGAAGTAGGCACAGGCGTGGAACTGCAATGTGTGCGTGAAGGTGGCAAATTACGTATCAAAGTATTGTCTGATGCATATGATCAGGACAAGAATGTACAGTTTCCAAGAGCTATTCGTGCAGAAAACGCCCGCTACGTAGTAGAAGGACTCGAACTGTCCAGTGATGGTTCTTTTTATCGGGTGAAAGGAGAAATTAACCGCTATGCCAAAGCAGGTGAAGTAGATACTTTTGCTTCTGCAACACGTACACGTAAGAGCAGTAATGGCAAAGCATCAGCCGGGGCTCCTACAGCTGCGGATCTGGAAACAACTGATCAGGTAGGAGATGGTGTACTGGTGCAATGTGTAAAAGATGGTAGCAAACTACGGGCACGGGTAGTATCGGACGGCTACGAATCTACCTGGAATATGCGTTTCCCCCGTTCCATTCGAGAAGAAGGAACCTTATATGTAGTAGACGAAGTAAATACCGCTTCGGATGGCAAATCCTATATTGCCTGTGGTGATATCAAGCGATTTGTACAGGCAACTGTAACAACTTAACTTCTTGTCAGCAGAGAGATACGAAGTCCTTACCCTCATAGGTAGGGACTTTTTTTATACCTTATTTTACCTGGTACTATTGTCGTAAATCGAAAAATGGCCTATAACTTTGTCCACAAATTACTGTAAATTAGTATTTTGCAGAAACTCCGTCCCTTTATATGAAATTTAGTATCTGGCTTATTCTGTTTTGGTATACCCTAGAAATTGTACATGCTCAATCAACGGCCATACTAAAAGACAAAAAAGACTTCTTTGACATTAGCCCTTCCATTGAAGTGTATGAAGATATTACAACCCAACTAACTATTGATGAGGTACAAAAGAAGCGATTTATAGTAAACACACAGAAGATTGTCAACTTTGGTGTAAGCAAGTCTGTGATATGGTTACGATTCACCTTACAAAATCAAACTCCTGACAACCTTTTCCTGGAAATTTCAGAGCCAGTTATAGACAGTATCACTTTATATAAAACCGTTAATACAGCCGAACCCTATTCTATACTTACCCGATCCGGCATTTATACTCCCTTTCTCAATCGTGTATTTCATACCAATTTCTTTCTGTTTGACCTGAACCTACCTCCTCAGCAAACCAATACTTACTATCTGCGTGTTCAAAACTCCTTACCCTTAGTAATTCCAGTTAAAGTAGCTTCTTTGCATACTTTCTTTGAATACAATCATACCAATGATCTCATTCAGGGTATGTATTTTGGACTTATGCTTGCAGTTGCAATTTTCAACTTCTATATCTCTTATCTTTTTGGCAGCCGTACCTATGTGTATTATTTCCTATATGTGCTGTTTTTTACTGCTTTTTTCAGTTATCAAAAAGGATTGGCTCATGAATATCTCTGGCCTGATGCTGTTTGGTTTAACCGATATACTTCCTTTTTTATAACAGGGACCTTTGTGTTTGCCATTTTATTTGTCAATGGCTTCCTGTATGCTGAATATCGATTACCTGTTACAAGATGGATCAAATGGGCCTTATTAACTCCTGTCGTGGCAGGTTTTATCCTGACGCTAACGCCTTTACGAAGTGAAGGCATTACACTATTACATGGAGCGGCTCTAGCTATTACGATCTATCTGTTCTTTTTAGGCATTATCATCGGGTATAAAGGTTATAAGCTTGGAATTTTCTTTACAGCGATCTGGGCATTACTCCTTATCAGCGCCGCGATATTTGTATTACAATTATCCAATATCCTGCCCAGCAATCACATTACCCGTAATGCCATGCAGATTGGATCTGCCCTTGAAGTAATTCTGTTATCGTTCGCGATAGCGTTTCAGATTAATAAATACCGTAGAGAAAATGAAGCAGCCCAAAACGAAGTCATCAAACACCTAAAAATGAATGAGCAGATGCGGAGTCGCATTGCCCGTGACCTGCATGACGACATTGGCTCTACTCTAAGTAGTATTGCTATTCTGAGTCAGGTAGCACAGGATCGGTTACAACAACGACCAGAAACAGTAAAGGAACTGATCGAAAAAATCAGTAGTAGCTCTATAAAAGTACAGGATGCTATGAGTGACATAGTCTGGACTACCCGTCCAGATAAGAACTCTTTTGCCAGCATTACCTTGCGGATGCAGGAGTTTACAGCACAAGTATTCGAAACTCAGGAGATTGAATATTCCTTTCATATTGACTCTACTCTCGCTAATTTTACCTTTTCGCCAGAATATCAATATGACTTTTACCTTATATTCAAAGAAGCTGTGAATAATGTTGCCAAATATGCCAAAGCACAGCAAGTAACCATCAGTATTCAGCACATGAATGAAGAACTTATTTTAAGTGTCAGTGATAACGGAATAGGCTTTGATATACAGAATATACGCAAGGGAAATGGGCTGGATAACATGCAGCGCAGAGCCCGGAATCTGGGAGGAGATTTGCATATTGAAACATATCCGGCCAAAGGGACTACAATAAAGCTTATTATTCCATTTTCTATGCCTGATTAACTTTCAATTCTGGGGTGTATCTTCTATTTTTGCGGTTCATTTTTCGGCATTTGAAACCTTATGTATTTACCAGAGAAAAAAGCTCCCTATAAGCAGCAGAAATGGTCATTATATAAACGCTGGCAAGTGTTTGCTCCACTTGGACTGGCCTTATGTGGCTTTGGTTTGTGCCTGGTAAGCGAAACTTCACACCTGATGCATAGTGGATCACCAACTATCCGATGGGTAGTAATGGGAACGATAAGTCTGGTTATCTTCTGTTCAGGACTTGCCTTTTTTGGAGAAGCGGTGAAGTGCAGAGCTTTGTATGAAATGCGGAGAGCATTGAAAAAACAACAGAAAAAACGTTTGAAAGATCTAAAAGCCAAAGGTAAATCCAGCAAATCCGGAACAAAATCAGAGCCTAATACATAATAGCATTGCGGACTTCTGATTTATTTTATAGTCAGGAAACTCTATTTTTCTACTCCACAGGATTTATTTCCTGTGGTTTTTTTGTTAAAAAGGGATCTTCAAAAGAAAAGATACTATTTTTGCGGACTGATCATCAACAACACACTACAGTTTCTTTCAAAGAAATATTTATGCATTTATCCTTATTTTCTCTTGCCCATTGATCATGAAATATTTTAGTACCAACCGTCAGGTCCCTGCTACATCGTTTGCCCATGCGGTTATTGAAGGATTAGCTGCTGACAAGGGATTGTTTATGCCTGAGACAATACCTGCATTATCCCCTGACTTTTTCACAAAACTTCCTTCTTTATCTCTTCCGGAAATAGGCTTCGAAATAGCCAGAAACTTTGTTGGTGACGAAATTACCGAATCAGACTTACGCCAGATTTGTGAAGAAGCGCTGAACTTTGAAATCCCTCTGAATGAGCTTGATGCACAAACCCATATACTGGAGTTGTTTCATGGTCCTACTCTGGCATTTAAAGATGTAGGAGCCCGCTTTATGTCACGTATTATGTCTCACTTACTCAAGAATGAGACCAAGAAAGTAATTGTCCTGGCTGCTACTTCAGGAGATACCGGAAGTGCTGTAGCACAAGGTTTCTATCAGGTGCCTGGTGTAGAAGTAGTGGTGTTGTACCCATCCGGTAAGGTAAGTCAGGTACAGGAAGCCCAATTCTGTACACTAGGCAAGAATATTACCGCTCTGGAAGTTACCGGAACATTTGATGACTGTCAGCGCCTTGTTAAAACGGCCTTTGCAGATACGGCCCTACGGGAAAAATTATATCTGACCTCGGCCAACTCTATTAATATTGCCCGTTTACTGCCTCAAAGCTTTTATTATTTCTATGCATACCAGCAGTTTACTAAAAAATACAAAGGACCATTTGTATTTTCTATTCCTAGTGGAAACTATGGCAACCTAACGGCTGGTTTATTTTCATGGAAAATGGGCTTACCTATTCATCACTTTGTGGCAGCATCTAATGCTAACGATACAGTACCTGTATATCTTGAAACGGCACACTATACTGCCAAACCGTCTGTATCTACCCTTTCCAGTGCGATGGATGTAGGCGATCCAAGTAATTTTGCCCGTATGCGTGAAATTTTCGGAGATTCCTGGGAAACCATGAAACAGCGCATTACAGGCTTTCGATTCTCGGATGCAGAAACCCGCAAAGCCATTGAAGAAGTATATAAGACCTATAACTATCTGATAGATCCTCATGGAGCAGTAGGTTATCTGGCATTAAAAAAATACCAGAAAGAAGCAGAAAATGTACCAGGTGTAGTATTGGCAACAGCTCATCCCGTTAAATTCTCGGAATCTGTCACAGAAGTAACAGGACAACAACCGCCTGTTCCGGAATCTCTGGCAGTGTTGCTTGACAAACCGAAGAAATCGATTCCTTTGCCTGATGACTATCAACTGTTTAAGGAATTTCTGCTAAGCAAAAACAGCTAGTACCCAACAATAGAACCAGATTCCCTTCATTAACGAGTCTGGTTCTGTTTAGCAACTATCTACCTCCTACTCAATCTATCTGTCCTACTTTATACCATGAATATCCTTATCATTGGTGCCGGAAACATGGGAACCACCTATGCCAAGAGTCTGCTTGCATCCCACTTTGCCACCCCAGATCAAATGCAGTTACTCATTCGTAGCGATGCTGGTCGTACCCGATTACCAGAAATTCCGGATTATAATATCTTTCGTTCAGCAGGTGATTTCATCCGGCAGGCTGATATCATTATTGTTTCTGTAAAGCCTCAAGATTATAGTACTGTAGCACCAACCATACGTCCTTTTTTGAATTCCGAGCAAATTGTACTCTCTGTGATGGCAGGCGTAAGCATTCAAACACTACATACTTCGCTGGGCATTCCCAAACTAGTACGTGCTATGCCTAATCTACCCTCTCAGATTGGAATGGGAATGACTGTATTTAGCTGTAGTCCGGAACTGGATCGGAAAGAATTGTTTATCATTCAAAACCTGCTCAACACCACAGGTAAAGCTATGTATGTAGAAGATGAAGGACTCCTTGACTCTGCAACAGCTGTTTCCGGAAGTGGCCCTGCCTACGTATACTATTTCATGAATGCCATGATTAAGGCAGGTATTGAGTTAGGCTTTACCCCAGCTCAGGCAGAACTATTGGTAAATCAAACTTTCATGGGATCAGTACACCTTCAGAACCGGAACACAATTTCCTGTGAGGACTGGATCAAAAAGGTTGCATCCAAAGGAGGTACTACCGAAGCGGCACTAAAAGTATTTCTGGAAAACCGGGTAGAAGAAGATGTAAAGGAAGCCATTAACAGTGCATTCAAACGCTCCCAAGAACTAGGCAAATAATCTGTCGTGGGTATACCAAACAATGGAATAGATTTTTATCATGAATAAGAACAAGAAGATATTTTTGATAGTGAGTGGCCTGTTTGTACTGGCTGTCATTGGCTTTACCATTCATATCTTTTCAGTAACTACATTGCCTGGACGAAAAGGGCAATTACAGGAACGGATTGAAGATCGGCTCAAAAGTGATTCGACTCAAACAGACACTCTACAACCTGTTCACTAAATAAATTCTGGTTGTTTTATACAGGCATGTTTATTATTGGAAAGAATAAATTATTTTCGCGCTAGCTAACTATACTATTACCAACCATACCTTTTTTATGGAAGAGACCATTAAACGATTACAAATTGCCTTAGGAGTGCTCTTGATTGCATTGCTTGTGGTGTTTATTACTGGAGCAGCTTTGATTATCAGCTATAAACCTGAAGCGCCAGTAGCAGCAAAACCAGCACCAGGTACTTCTGGAACTGAAACAACTGCTCCTGCTCCAGCAGCATTAGATGCTGTAGCGCAAAAGGGCGAATCTCTATTTAAGAATAACTGTGCAGCTTGTCATAGTGCAGGTGACGATGTAGTGGTAGGTCCGGGACTAAAAGGTATTTCCAAACGAGCGCCAAGTAAAGATTGGTTATACAAGTGGATTCATAACTCTTCAGCTGTTGTTGCTTCCGGAGATGCTTATGGAAATCAGATTTTCAATAAATTCAATAAGATTCCTATGCAGTCATTTCCTGATCTGGCGAATGAAGATATTGATGCTATTCTAAAATATCTTGACGCACAAGGCGGATAATACATTTCTACCCGATGAAAAGAAAACCCTGTCAGAATGAGATTGACAGGGTTTTCTTTTGAAGTTTTGTCAACAATACATTTATACAAACAAGCCTTCAATAGACAAATATCGTTCGCCAGTATCATAGCAGAACGTCAATACACGTG
The DNA window shown above is from Xanthocytophaga agilis and carries:
- a CDS encoding DUF421 domain-containing protein, producing MKMFYAVFGEGKDLSVVQMSCRAIIVFLIAYGLIRVSGRRSFAIHTPVDNIVVILLGAILSRAVVGASPFIPVVCASLTLVLLHRIFGWFMAHNTRLGRWIESRKIILYQDARFIEENMKKALVRKEDIMQGIRQAIHTEDLTKIDKIYIEGNGKISILIKEV
- a CDS encoding cytochrome c, whose product is MEETIKRLQIALGVLLIALLVVFITGAALIISYKPEAPVAAKPAPGTSGTETTAPAPAALDAVAQKGESLFKNNCAACHSAGDDVVVGPGLKGISKRAPSKDWLYKWIHNSSAVVASGDAYGNQIFNKFNKIPMQSFPDLANEDIDAILKYLDAQGG
- the proC gene encoding pyrroline-5-carboxylate reductase, producing the protein MNILIIGAGNMGTTYAKSLLASHFATPDQMQLLIRSDAGRTRLPEIPDYNIFRSAGDFIRQADIIIVSVKPQDYSTVAPTIRPFLNSEQIVLSVMAGVSIQTLHTSLGIPKLVRAMPNLPSQIGMGMTVFSCSPELDRKELFIIQNLLNTTGKAMYVEDEGLLDSATAVSGSGPAYVYYFMNAMIKAGIELGFTPAQAELLVNQTFMGSVHLQNRNTISCEDWIKKVASKGGTTEAALKVFLENRVEEDVKEAINSAFKRSQELGK
- a CDS encoding 7TM diverse intracellular signaling domain-containing protein; the encoded protein is MKFSIWLILFWYTLEIVHAQSTAILKDKKDFFDISPSIEVYEDITTQLTIDEVQKKRFIVNTQKIVNFGVSKSVIWLRFTLQNQTPDNLFLEISEPVIDSITLYKTVNTAEPYSILTRSGIYTPFLNRVFHTNFFLFDLNLPPQQTNTYYLRVQNSLPLVIPVKVASLHTFFEYNHTNDLIQGMYFGLMLAVAIFNFYISYLFGSRTYVYYFLYVLFFTAFFSYQKGLAHEYLWPDAVWFNRYTSFFITGTFVFAILFVNGFLYAEYRLPVTRWIKWALLTPVVAGFILTLTPLRSEGITLLHGAALAITIYLFFLGIIIGYKGYKLGIFFTAIWALLLISAAIFVLQLSNILPSNHITRNAMQIGSALEVILLSFAIAFQINKYRRENEAAQNEVIKHLKMNEQMRSRIARDLHDDIGSTLSSIAILSQVAQDRLQQRPETVKELIEKISSSSIKVQDAMSDIVWTTRPDKNSFASITLRMQEFTAQVFETQEIEYSFHIDSTLANFTFSPEYQYDFYLIFKEAVNNVAKYAKAQQVTISIQHMNEELILSVSDNGIGFDIQNIRKGNGLDNMQRRARNLGGDLHIETYPAKGTTIKLIIPFSMPD
- a CDS encoding DUF748 domain-containing protein gives rise to the protein MKVKKKYIILLSIVGVLIVARLLLPYFVTRYVNKVLADIPGYWGKIDDVDIHLYRGAYQVQGMKLFKVEGNQRVPFLDFPVVDLSVYWDAIFKGEIAGKVAFDKPVINFIGGSSEEKNQSGKDIDWTKPLKELMPLQIDQLIVRKGAITFNDFTTRPKVDLSMKDVNMTATNLSNAQHKSETLPSDVKLTANSIGNGKLNILMKIDVLKPMPDFDMNLKFEDVNIPALNDFFKAYAKVDLERGNFNLYSELALREGAITGYVKPIARDLKFIDWKDKEETKNVGHLLWEGIAGLVATIFKNHPNDQLATVVPVSGTLSKTDINTWKTVVNILHNAFIKALPMETDGTVTFADAIAAYREQMVKGDKESEKDNKKEERAKKKEERKEKREERKEERKAKRERNKEQNSVSE
- a CDS encoding VWA domain-containing protein encodes the protein MLKPSYSFSQTILPEGISQPTDLLIRFQSDLPQAARRNLNLSLVIDRSGSMAGAPLQHALKAAEAVVNKLEPGDIISIVVYDDNVNTIFGPQPVTDKEAVKTLIHKVRAGGITNLSGGWLQGCEHIKANYDPQKVNRVLLLTDGHANMGITDPKSLMATAGKKASEGITTTTLGFGRGFNEDLLIGMAQAATGNFYFIQSMDEASDVFTFELDSLKSVVAQNLSATLELASGIQLSDVLSIAKTQTSANGQTILTLGDIYTGEDKLLGLTLTLPEVSKGTLPIGKLTFTAEVVQNGAIQQINGQIDITAQVGTQEESALAPSSGILIEINRLKIAKAKESALELLESGHNADAEQILRTLIRELQEKGLHEHFEIAEEIEQLEYFASRMAQKALGNEGRKELLDQSYQARNRNRADLGSRGVSAGEEVKALKVVTEVGTGVELQCVREGGKLRIKVLSDAYDQDKNVQFPRAIRAENARYVVEGLELSSDGSFYRVKGEINRYAKAGEVDTFASATRTRKSSNGKASAGAPTAADLETTDQVGDGVLVQCVKDGSKLRARVVSDGYESTWNMRFPRSIREEGTLYVVDEVNTASDGKSYIACGDIKRFVQATVTT
- the thrC gene encoding threonine synthase, translated to MKYFSTNRQVPATSFAHAVIEGLAADKGLFMPETIPALSPDFFTKLPSLSLPEIGFEIARNFVGDEITESDLRQICEEALNFEIPLNELDAQTHILELFHGPTLAFKDVGARFMSRIMSHLLKNETKKVIVLAATSGDTGSAVAQGFYQVPGVEVVVLYPSGKVSQVQEAQFCTLGKNITALEVTGTFDDCQRLVKTAFADTALREKLYLTSANSINIARLLPQSFYYFYAYQQFTKKYKGPFVFSIPSGNYGNLTAGLFSWKMGLPIHHFVAASNANDTVPVYLETAHYTAKPSVSTLSSAMDVGDPSNFARMREIFGDSWETMKQRITGFRFSDAETRKAIEEVYKTYNYLIDPHGAVGYLALKKYQKEAENVPGVVLATAHPVKFSESVTEVTGQQPPVPESLAVLLDKPKKSIPLPDDYQLFKEFLLSKNS